A DNA window from Mycolicibacter terrae contains the following coding sequences:
- a CDS encoding PPE domain-containing protein encodes MTAPIWIASPPEVHSTLLSAGPGPGPLLASAAAWSSLSTEYAEVADELAALLGAVQAGAWQGPSAEAYVAANTPYLAWLVQAGAISATMAAQQQTAAAAYSTALAAMPTLAELAANHATHVVLVGTNFFGVNTIPIALNEADYGRMWIQAATVMTTYQAVAGSAVASSPQTAAAPQIAKAESADASQPQLPPDRQNDIMEWLQNSGYTDFYNNVLQPMINELAANPYFQSIFAGFDPWLPVLGNPLSFFSPYNIAFALGYPMDFGSFAAYLSQTFAFIAADLTAAFATGNPGTIASTLLFTAVEAIGTIITDVIALLKTLLEQAIVLIPVMLPMLTAALAPLAAAPLAGLAGLSGLAALHAVPVPLAPVPPPFAGLTVAPTPPVPAPAPAPAPAPAPAPAPAPAAPGAPPPPPAPPLSPGDALSAMYLVAGLGQQARRAAGTSARRRKAPEPDAAEVPAPADTTGEQAKARRRRRAKTDMIGRGYEYMDLEDPVMPSGLTALAGDAFGGGTTAPMTPGSWTRARREQMP; translated from the coding sequence GTGACCGCGCCGATCTGGATCGCGTCTCCTCCTGAAGTTCATTCGACCTTGCTGTCGGCCGGGCCCGGCCCCGGCCCGCTGTTGGCGTCGGCGGCGGCGTGGAGCTCGCTGAGCACCGAGTACGCCGAGGTCGCCGACGAACTGGCGGCGCTGCTGGGCGCGGTGCAGGCCGGCGCGTGGCAGGGACCCAGCGCCGAGGCGTACGTGGCGGCCAACACGCCGTATCTGGCCTGGCTGGTCCAGGCCGGTGCCATCAGTGCCACGATGGCCGCGCAGCAGCAGACCGCAGCCGCGGCGTACAGCACCGCGTTGGCGGCGATGCCGACGCTGGCCGAGTTGGCGGCCAACCACGCCACCCACGTGGTGCTGGTGGGCACCAACTTCTTCGGCGTCAACACCATCCCGATCGCGCTGAACGAGGCCGACTACGGCCGGATGTGGATCCAGGCCGCCACCGTGATGACCACTTATCAAGCCGTCGCCGGGTCGGCGGTGGCCTCGAGTCCGCAAACGGCCGCGGCGCCGCAGATCGCCAAGGCGGAATCGGCCGATGCCAGCCAACCGCAGCTGCCGCCGGATCGGCAGAACGACATCATGGAGTGGCTGCAGAACAGCGGCTACACCGACTTCTACAACAACGTGCTGCAGCCGATGATCAACGAGCTGGCGGCCAATCCCTACTTTCAGTCGATCTTCGCCGGCTTCGACCCCTGGCTGCCCGTGCTGGGCAACCCGCTGAGTTTCTTCAGCCCGTACAACATCGCGTTCGCGCTGGGCTACCCGATGGACTTCGGATCGTTCGCCGCCTACCTGTCGCAGACGTTCGCGTTCATCGCGGCAGACCTCACCGCGGCGTTCGCCACCGGTAACCCGGGCACCATCGCCTCCACGCTGTTGTTCACCGCCGTGGAGGCGATCGGCACCATCATCACCGACGTGATCGCCCTGCTCAAGACGCTGTTGGAGCAGGCCATCGTGCTGATCCCGGTGATGCTGCCGATGCTGACCGCCGCCCTGGCGCCGCTGGCCGCGGCGCCGCTGGCCGGGCTGGCGGGGCTGTCCGGTCTGGCCGCCCTGCACGCCGTCCCGGTTCCGCTGGCCCCGGTGCCGCCGCCGTTCGCCGGCCTGACCGTGGCGCCCACCCCACCGGTCCCGGCTCCCGCCCCCGCGCCCGCTCCGGCACCTGCACCGGCTCCCGCCCCGGCGCCGGCTGCTCCCGGGGCACCCCCGCCGCCGCCCGCCCCGCCGCTGTCGCCGGGGGACGCACTGTCCGCCATGTACCTGGTCGCCGGCCTGGGTCAGCAGGCCCGCCGGGCGGCGGGCACCAGCGCGCGCCGCCGCAAGGCGCCCGAACCCGACGCCGCCGAGGTTCCCGCGCCGGCGGACACAACCGGAGAGCAGGCCAAGGCCCGTCGGCGCCGGCGCGCGAAGACCGACATGATCGGCCGCGGCTACGAATACATGGACCTGGAGGATCCGGTCATGCCCAGCGGACTCACCGCGTTGGCCGGGGACGCGTTCGGCGGCGGAACCACCGCGCCGATGACGCCGGGCTCCTGGACCCGGGCGCGGCGCGAGCAGATGCCTTGA